One genomic region from Sporanaerobacter acetigenes DSM 13106 encodes:
- a CDS encoding ABC transporter substrate-binding protein, with product MKGKKQKLAGIILIAFIIFWSIYTHFNDVESLTDVEEESYTGMIKIYDYPRLDLESGSRYSWIQGKIKAFERKNPGVYIEFTPLDWKSGPQLISESMKGADGPDIIPISYKFDDFEKLEVLDKYFSKEELDEFRDEALKATTYDDKLIGIPFAMNTYVMYLNLDLFNERGVSSPHDGNWTYEEFVETLKSLTFDFDGDGLIDHYGFVSFVEPNYYNIWGLILGDGADILDCKRENYSFYGEEAVKGIDRVLDLKYKYEVTPEFFGIIGEEECWEMFSIDKNVAVYPTGSWAVKALFDLQNNGEGFNFDVANYPSGDEKTPRVLTSSIASFGIVKDEDIKKTEMCVKFLKFLMGESNQRTLEKLGLFSVKKGIDNMYMDNFRMKKIESSLDHVVVLPKEKNWEKIDVILQEELKKAILKEKSSKEAIEDAKKRVEELTR from the coding sequence TTGAAAGGCAAAAAACAGAAATTAGCTGGTATTATTTTAATTGCTTTTATTATATTTTGGTCTATATATACACATTTTAATGATGTGGAATCTCTTACTGATGTAGAAGAAGAAAGTTATACTGGAATGATAAAAATTTATGATTATCCAAGACTAGATTTAGAAAGTGGAAGTAGATATAGCTGGATTCAAGGGAAAATAAAAGCTTTTGAAAGGAAAAATCCTGGCGTATATATTGAATTTACACCACTGGATTGGAAAAGCGGCCCACAACTCATAAGTGAAAGTATGAAAGGTGCTGACGGTCCAGATATAATCCCCATAAGTTATAAATTTGATGATTTCGAAAAGCTTGAAGTACTAGATAAATATTTTTCCAAAGAAGAACTAGATGAATTTAGAGATGAAGCGTTAAAAGCTACTACATATGATGACAAATTGATTGGAATACCTTTTGCCATGAATACTTATGTTATGTATTTAAATTTAGATTTGTTTAATGAAAGAGGAGTATCTTCACCTCATGATGGGAATTGGACTTATGAAGAATTTGTAGAGACTCTTAAGTCTCTTACCTTTGATTTTGATGGAGATGGACTAATTGATCACTATGGATTTGTTTCTTTTGTAGAACCCAATTATTATAATATTTGGGGACTAATACTTGGGGATGGGGCTGATATTTTAGATTGTAAAAGAGAAAATTATTCTTTTTATGGAGAAGAAGCAGTTAAAGGAATAGATAGGGTTTTGGATTTGAAATATAAATATGAAGTAACTCCTGAATTTTTTGGTATAATAGGAGAAGAGGAATGTTGGGAAATGTTTAGCATTGATAAAAATGTAGCGGTATATCCTACAGGCTCTTGGGCAGTAAAAGCATTGTTTGATCTTCAAAATAATGGGGAAGGGTTTAATTTTGATGTGGCGAATTATCCTAGTGGAGATGAGAAAACTCCGAGAGTATTGACAAGTAGTATAGCATCCTTTGGAATTGTCAAAGATGAAGATATAAAGAAAACAGAAATGTGCGTAAAATTTCTCAAATTCTTAATGGGAGAATCTAATCAAAGGACTCTTGAAAAGCTTGGACTTTTTTCAGTGAAAAAGGGTATAGATAATATGTATATGGACAATTTTAGAATGAAAAAAATTGAGTCTTCTCTTGACCATGTAGTAGTTTTGCCTAAAGAAAAAAATTGGGAAAAGATAGATGTTATATTGCAAGAAGAATTAAAAAAGGCAATACTAAAAGAAAAATCCTCAAAAGAGGCAATAGAGGATGCAAAGAAGAGGGTAGAAGAGTTGACGAGATAA
- the murB gene encoding UDP-N-acetylmuramate dehydrogenase produces the protein MENNLNRLLSEQLKFAKILIDEPMKNHTSFKIGGPVDVMVIPTCEEELVEAINICKKNDIDYYVMGNGTNLLVSDKGIRGVVIKNSEGLGNISVEGNTIKAQAGALVTVVSKIALKNSLTGLEFASGIPGSIGGAVTMNAGAYGGEMKDIVAKVKCLDGNGNIVEYTRDEMNFRYRGSRIEDENLIALEVEMELRKGNFEKIEKTMRELTEKRNSKQPLHLPSGGSTFKRPEGHFAGKLIDDSGLRGVRYKDAQISDKHCGFIVNLGNARCKDVTTLIQLVQKVVKDNFDVCLEPEIKIIGEK, from the coding sequence TTGGAAAATAATTTAAATAGATTGCTAAGTGAACAATTGAAATTTGCAAAAATACTCATAGATGAACCTATGAAAAATCATACTTCATTTAAAATAGGTGGACCAGTAGATGTAATGGTCATACCTACATGTGAAGAAGAACTTGTTGAAGCCATAAATATTTGCAAAAAAAATGATATAGATTATTATGTAATGGGAAATGGAACCAATTTGTTGGTTAGTGACAAGGGTATTAGAGGAGTTGTCATAAAAAATTCAGAAGGATTGGGAAATATTTCAGTTGAAGGCAATACTATTAAAGCTCAAGCTGGAGCCTTGGTCACAGTTGTAAGCAAAATTGCCTTAAAGAATTCTCTTACAGGCTTAGAATTTGCTAGTGGCATACCAGGTAGTATTGGTGGAGCTGTAACTATGAATGCAGGAGCTTATGGTGGTGAAATGAAGGATATAGTGGCTAAAGTTAAATGTCTTGATGGGAATGGAAATATAGTTGAATATACCAGAGATGAGATGAATTTCAGATATAGAGGAAGTAGAATAGAAGATGAAAATTTAATAGCTCTTGAAGTTGAAATGGAACTTCGCAAAGGAAATTTTGAGAAAATAGAAAAAACCATGAGAGAACTTACTGAAAAGAGAAATTCAAAGCAGCCATTACATCTTCCTAGTGGGGGAAGTACTTTTAAAAGACCAGAAGGCCATTTTGCGGGGAAGCTTATAGATGATTCAGGTCTCAGGGGAGTTAGATATAAAGATGCACAGATTTCAGATAAACATTGTGGATTTATAGTTAATTTAGGAAATGCACGTTGCAAAGATGTTACAACACTGATACAATTAGTGCAAAAAGTTGTAAAAGACAATTTTGATGTGTGTTTGGAACCAGAAATAAAAATTATTGGAGAAAAATAG
- a CDS encoding PHP domain-containing protein, protein MILIGDYHTHTIYSHGKGTIRDNVEEALKKGLKEIAICDHGPGHVSYGVKRKNIELMRREIDELNKEYESREIKILFGMEANIIGYDGTIDLSREEIELLDVLLLGFHFGAMPRNPVDWSKLYILNFLSKFVPGMKKTMTEMNTMALIKAMDRYPIDLITHPGSKVYVDIARIAKKAARVGTALEINSSHSHLTVDEIEIALKEDVKFYINSDAHTPENVGNLKKGLERAEKAKVPVERIVNAID, encoded by the coding sequence ATGATATTAATAGGAGATTATCATACACATACTATATACAGTCATGGAAAGGGAACTATAAGAGATAATGTAGAAGAGGCTCTAAAAAAGGGTCTTAAAGAAATTGCTATATGTGATCATGGCCCTGGACATGTGAGTTACGGAGTGAAGAGAAAAAATATAGAACTCATGAGAAGAGAAATTGATGAATTAAATAAGGAGTATGAATCTAGAGAAATCAAAATTCTCTTTGGTATGGAAGCCAATATTATAGGATATGATGGTACTATAGATTTAAGTAGAGAAGAAATAGAACTTCTTGATGTACTTCTTCTAGGCTTTCATTTTGGTGCTATGCCTAGGAACCCTGTAGATTGGTCTAAATTGTATATACTAAACTTTTTATCTAAATTTGTGCCAGGAATGAAAAAGACAATGACTGAAATGAATACCATGGCTCTTATAAAAGCTATGGATAGATATCCTATAGACTTAATAACCCATCCTGGTTCTAAAGTCTATGTGGATATAGCTAGAATTGCAAAGAAAGCTGCTAGAGTGGGTACTGCCCTTGAGATAAATTCAAGTCATAGTCATTTAACTGTAGATGAAATAGAAATAGCACTAAAAGAAGATGTCAAATTCTATATAAATAGTGACGCTCATACTCCTGAAAATGTTGGAAATTTAAAAAAAGGATTAGAAAGAGCAGAAAAGGCAAAAGTACCAGTAGAAAGAATAGTAAATGCTATAGATTAA
- the rapZ gene encoding RNase adapter RapZ, protein MEFVIITGLSGAGKSQAMKAMEDIDFYCMDNLPPQLLPGFAELCYESKRNIKKVAVVVDIRGGKFFDALFNSLDKLKNKGLKYRILFLDASDTVLIKRYKELRRPHPLSVNGRIIDGITKERKLLEEVKGKSDYIIDTSNLTIGMLKEEIRKIFVEGEESKKLTISVVSFGFKYGILLDADLVFDVRFLPNPYYIEELKEYTGNDKNVRDYVLKWEQTKIFINKLIDMLDFLIPYYIKEGKTQLVIGIGCTGGKHRSVAIADVLYERLLEKGNRVILNHRECRIN, encoded by the coding sequence ATGGAATTTGTAATAATCACAGGATTGTCTGGAGCAGGGAAAAGCCAAGCAATGAAGGCAATGGAAGATATAGACTTTTATTGCATGGACAACCTTCCACCACAGCTATTGCCGGGTTTTGCTGAATTGTGTTATGAATCAAAGAGGAATATAAAGAAAGTAGCAGTTGTTGTAGATATAAGAGGAGGTAAATTTTTTGATGCATTATTCAATAGCCTAGATAAACTTAAAAATAAAGGACTTAAATATAGGATTCTTTTTTTAGATGCATCCGATACTGTTTTAATTAAAAGATATAAGGAGCTTAGAAGACCTCATCCTTTGAGTGTAAACGGAAGAATAATTGATGGTATCACAAAAGAAAGAAAACTTCTTGAAGAAGTCAAGGGAAAATCTGATTATATCATAGACACTTCTAATTTAACTATTGGAATGCTTAAAGAAGAAATAAGGAAAATATTTGTTGAAGGGGAAGAATCAAAGAAATTGACTATATCTGTAGTTTCTTTTGGTTTTAAATATGGAATACTTTTAGATGCTGATTTGGTATTTGATGTGAGATTTTTGCCAAATCCCTATTACATAGAAGAATTAAAAGAATACACAGGAAATGATAAGAATGTACGAGATTATGTACTCAAGTGGGAACAAACTAAAATATTTATCAACAAATTAATAGATATGCTGGACTTTCTCATTCCTTATTATATAAAAGAGGGGAAGACTCAATTGGTTATTGGTATAGGTTGTACCGGAGGAAAGCACAGATCTGTTGCTATAGCTGATGTTCTTTATGAAAGGCTTTTGGAGAAAGGCAATAGAGTCATATTAAATCATAGAGAATGCAGAATAAATTAA
- a CDS encoding gluconeogenesis factor YvcK family protein produces MSRKIKSKMIITGWILLGVIGIFLVTLGLSGFMYNAFASNKTNVKIIFTLLGVFLIIFSARRAIKLIINAMKNGKINGDISKEDLNEMIYKEKVLSKGPKIVAIGGGTGLSILLRGLKEYTSNITAIVTVADDGGGSGVLREDLGMLPPGDIRNCILALANTEPEMEKVLQYRFKEGSLKGQSFGNLFLAAMNEIYGSFEVAVRETSNILAVTGKVLPMTLEDVKLCAVLENGEIVEGESNIPIRNNECKSKIKRIYTEPQISYPLVEAIESIKDADIIVLGPGSLYTSVIPNLLVNNIVGHICDSKAVKVYVPNVMTQPGETDGYTVANHVEAILDHSRPDLLDYIIANIEEIPEEVLEKYKEDGARPVILTNEDEKKLKDMGITVIKDNLIDVKKDYIRHDTLKLSSIIVGLSKDGKTKKAYY; encoded by the coding sequence ATGAGTAGAAAAATCAAGTCTAAAATGATTATAACAGGATGGATATTGTTGGGTGTGATAGGAATATTTTTGGTGACCCTAGGATTGTCTGGTTTTATGTACAATGCATTTGCTAGCAATAAGACGAATGTAAAAATAATATTTACTTTATTGGGAGTATTTTTGATAATTTTTTCCGCAAGAAGAGCTATAAAATTAATAATAAATGCAATGAAAAATGGGAAAATCAACGGAGATATTAGTAAGGAAGATTTAAATGAAATGATATACAAGGAAAAAGTATTATCTAAAGGACCTAAAATTGTAGCTATAGGAGGAGGGACAGGTCTGTCCATCCTTTTAAGAGGTCTTAAAGAATACACTTCAAATATTACTGCTATAGTCACTGTAGCAGATGATGGTGGTGGTTCTGGAGTTCTTAGGGAGGATTTGGGGATGCTTCCACCTGGAGATATTAGAAACTGTATTTTAGCCCTTGCCAATACAGAACCTGAAATGGAAAAAGTACTTCAATATAGATTCAAAGAAGGTTCACTTAAAGGACAGAGTTTTGGAAATTTATTTTTAGCTGCTATGAATGAAATATATGGGAGTTTTGAAGTAGCAGTGAGAGAAACTTCAAATATTCTTGCAGTGACTGGAAAGGTACTTCCCATGACTCTAGAAGATGTAAAATTGTGTGCAGTATTAGAAAATGGAGAAATAGTTGAAGGAGAATCAAATATTCCAATTAGAAACAATGAATGTAAAAGCAAAATAAAAAGAATATATACGGAACCTCAAATCAGTTATCCTTTGGTAGAGGCCATAGAGTCAATAAAAGATGCAGATATAATAGTATTAGGCCCTGGCAGTTTGTATACCAGTGTTATACCTAATTTGCTTGTTAACAATATTGTAGGTCATATATGTGATTCAAAAGCTGTAAAGGTTTATGTTCCCAATGTCATGACTCAACCTGGGGAGACAGATGGTTATACTGTAGCTAATCATGTAGAAGCTATATTAGATCATAGTAGACCAGATTTACTTGACTATATAATTGCAAATATAGAAGAAATTCCTGAAGAAGTTTTAGAAAAATATAAAGAAGATGGAGCTAGACCAGTAATTTTAACAAATGAAGATGAAAAGAAATTGAAAGATATGGGTATAACTGTCATAAAAGATAATTTAATTGACGTGAAAAAAGATTATATACGACATGATACATTAAAACTCAGTAGCATAATTGTAGGATTGTCTAAAGATGGGAAAACAAAGAAAGCTTACTATTAA